From the Glycine max cultivar Williams 82 chromosome 11, Glycine_max_v4.0, whole genome shotgun sequence genome, the window acaaaaaagtgaaaaattaatttgaaaaagaaaaaaaagaggaagggACGTAGAGGAAGCGAGGGAGTGAAAGAGACTAACCCGTTTCGAAGGAGATCGTCGAAGAGTCTCATGCGAGCGTTGGGATGGTGTTCTGACTGGGATCCCTGAAGATGACGACGAGGATTAAAGTGAGAGAGGGAAGATTCGGGAACAGAGTGATGAAGGGGGAGAATCATGGCAGGGCGAGAACCCTCGTGATGACGACTTGGAAAGAGTAACACGTTGCCGGAGTCACCGGAGACAGCAACCCACCGCGCAAGGGATAGAATTAAGGACACCGTGGATATGAGTTGAGTCCATAGCGACGCCATGAGTCTAACTGGTCTGAGCGGTGGCGCAGATCGAAACGAGACCGGAACTGAAAAGTGAAGACCCGATGGAGAAAAAACGAGTCTCAATTTACACAAAGTAGAAAGGAGGGAAGTCAAACTATCCGGTGTTCAACAATGTCcacttttgcttcttttttttattatttaatttaacttaataaTCTCTCTCGTTACCTAGCTTAACTATCAATTGCCTAACCATGGGGAATGGATAACTTCTTCTAAGGTAATTAAGGCTTAAATGTACTGTTATTttgtgcattttttatttttctgattttttttttatctattttagtctgcaatttttttttattaaaataatgtttataaagaaatatgataaaatttaaaaaaaaacaaaatgaaaagtaaaacaaaaaaagctttttgagaaaaacaagaaaagaagagaaacatTTGACAgaatatattgttttaaataattgaaaatatttagaaaatgtattaaatatttcttacttaatactttaaaatacaataagcaagactcatttaaaaaaatatttaaatataaatctaaattatgtaaaaataataataataatataaaacgtAACGGGGATTCTCTTACAGCACTCAGTGCACTGCaagtaaaaatatgatttatgcttttcatttcttaaattgtgtttatcattttttataagagTCTTAATGTTGTTAAAAcaacatttaatatattattattcaaaaaaaaatattaaatatttattatattttaatataatatttgttgttatttttattctgcttaaaatattttaaaattatttttgttattaattatataaaacattttatacGATTACAATGGAAGCTTCGTATATCAATGGGgttgaatttttatatatatatatacatatcaaTATCAACGAGGACAAACTTAAACTTTGCTTTcaaggagattttttttttttactgcaaggAGATAAAAATCATTGTAATATCCGGAAGATTCTCATTTATATGTGCGGATTGACTAGAGGAAGAAAGGGCGAGGAAGCTTACTTGAGGGATGAATGACTTATTTCTCCATTTTCAATGGATTGAGAAATGGAAATCATTAATGGATTGAAACACTTCAATTGTTTTTTCTGAGATGTAGGCTTTCTTGGTACTGTAATTATGgatgtattttttttggtttcttatATTGTCAAAACTACTCTGAATGAGAATGCATGCCAAggtgaaaaatatcagtctgtTAAATATCAGTTTCCATTAATGAAATTTTAGGTACAGACTTTGTTTGCTCTGTCACTGATGAATGTATCTCGGTTCATGTTTGTGGGGCCATATAAATCATAAGGAAGCTTCATTCGGATGCcttttttattgaaagaaaTGTTATTGCTGCAATTGACATGGACTGAAGGGTGGAAATGGCATCATATTGGGGGTAGATGCACCGTCACATCCCCACTACACTCCCACAATCTTCTATGTCAAAATTAGGGCGCAAAGTAGCATATATTCCACCCACAACCTAAAAGAAATCCCAAATAGAGTGGATAGGGCGAGCCAGAGAGAACAATAAGGGGAACTATCTGTTTGAACATCATTAGTTTTAAAAGGTATCTCACTACATTATCTCAATATCCAAGGCATGCTAACAGCTGCATTATGCATCGAATTTTGACAGAAATACAAATACATAATTGACTTGTTTTGTTGAAGTATGACAACCAACAAGGTACCACTGCCCTCAGCATAATTTCTTCTACAAATTAACAAGCATGAGTATGCCTAAAAAAATCGAGGAAAAGTACTTGTGAAAGCCTTCAGCTGCAAAGCATTTCCTACTCCATGGTTTTCAGGAATTGGAATTTGACTGCTCAACTCTCTGTGGTAGCTGTCTTTGATCGGGTTAAACTTTGCCACGGTGTATAGGTAATGGCCCGTGAAATAAGGTAAAGTACAAATGCAACATATGCAGCTGTTAATACACACACTACAGTGGCAAACACTGCCCCATTCACTTCAGAGGAGAAGAATTCCAGCAATAGATAGCCATTTATCACTATCACTAGAGCAGCCACCAGCCAGGAAATAATCTGTATCCATTCATCATAAGACAATTATGACTATTACACAATTAATCCAAACAAACAAAGCAGAAGATTGAGCAAAGGGGTGTTGATCTAAATACATCCAATGTCCACAGAAGCTAGGTTTAAGACACTTGCCAAAAAGTCAAAGCATCTAATAAACAATAAAGTCTTAGCATTTTCAATATAGAAAGTAACAAGCAGCACCAATCAcccaaagaaaacataaaaaaagaaaaagaaaagaaacaagggGGACAAGAAAGGAATTGTTGAAACTACCAACTTCAGAAAGCATAAGCCATTCTCATTAGCTTTAGGTAGAGAAATATAAACTCATTGGTCCTAATTTTTGTCTTCTTAGCATGGCTCCGTTGTCACACATTGAAAAACCAATGAAAATATAATCTCatgatgaataataatatacaccAAAAAGGATAGAAGAAACTATAGCTTTAATTTAATTACCAATAATAACTTTGGAAAAGTTGTTTAGAAGATCAACTTCCTAAGGGGGGAAATTGGTGAAACTAGATCATGGACACTCCACTATCTCACCTTATATTTCTCAAGACAGGACAGTAAAATCAAGCCACCTGTTTGTCTTCTTAAAAGCTAATTCCGAATTGTAAGAGAAATCAGGTATACCTTAGGTCAATTCTGAATTATCTCTCCTCTCTCCCTATGTTTTATTCAATTGATAGCCCATAAGGAAGATAGAGATAGCAATTTTATATCAATGAAATAGTCAGGCATTTCATAGTCttctatcaaataaataaacctATGTTTTAAGTGACCAGTGTGGCCAAAATTCAGATAAAGGAGATAATATACCTTGAGGACAGGGCCAATTCTGAAACTGCCCATTATCTGTTCTTTGGACACCAAGCAAAGCAAGGGAATGAGTGCAAAGGGGATTTGAACTGACTGGAGAACATTAAGCCATTCATTCAGAACATCTAACGATTCCTCTGAGGTATCAAATATAAGAGCAACTATTATGGTTGGGATGATTGCAAAACTTCGTGTAATTAATGCCCTTATCCACTTCTTCAACCTTAAATTCAGAAAACCCCCCATGATAAATTGTCCAGCATATGTACCAGTAATTGTGCTACTCTGGCCAGCTGCTAATAACCCGATACCCCATATATACAGGATTGGGAATAGTCCACCCCCATACTTCTCTTGAAGGTACTGCCCTGCATTTACAAGACCAATGCTATTTGCTATTTCAGTACCATAAAAGCCCTTAGCAAACACAGTTGTGACAAATATATTAATGACAAAGGACACTATAAGGGCAATGGTGGACTCTATGGAGTAGTAATTAAGAGCTTCCTGAACACGGCCTTTCTTGCTGGGATCAACCTGCCTTGATTGAACAAGCGCAGAATGCAAGTACACATTGTGAGGCATAATAATGCAACCCACAACTCCAACAGCTTGCTGTATAGTTCTGGAGCTAAGTTTAGGAACCAAAATACCTACAAAGATAACATTGAAGTATATATCAGATATGAAGCAAGAGCACACCTAAGAATCTAatcatgatgaaataaaatttccacatgtccaaatcaacaaaataaacgttaaattattcatttggtcCATTCCATGATATAATTGTCTTCATTTTAAGTTGTAATCCCTATTCGAGAATATTTAAGTCCCTACACATgcataaagttaaaataaaataaaataaaaaagagttccTGGCGGTGTAAAAGCACTACAAAAGCTTTCTAGGGGCTATAAACAGttacaaaaaaaagtgtgtAGAAACTAAAACGTACAATCCTCTTATATAGAGActaataaaacttaaaatgagGAGAAGTACAGGGACGAAGTGAATAGTTGAACCCAAGAGAAACTCACCAACAAGAACATCAACACCATTGGGCTTGGCTTCACCAAACATCCAGGCAA encodes:
- the NRAMP1B gene encoding metal transporter Nramp1b; the encoded protein is MPPEQTQQPLLSEEQEETAYDSSEKVVVVGIDDHDGDVEAPPFSWRKLWLFTGPGFLMSIAFLDPGNLEGDLQSGAIAGYSLLWLLMWATAMGLIIQLLSARLGVATGRHLAELCREEYPTWARIVLWLMTEIALIGADIQEVIGSAIAIRILSNGVVPLWAGVVITAFDCFIFLFLENYGVRKLEAFFAVLIGVMALSFAWMFGEAKPNGVDVLVGILVPKLSSRTIQQAVGVVGCIIMPHNVYLHSALVQSRQVDPSKKGRVQEALNYYSIESTIALIVSFVINIFVTTVFAKGFYGTEIANSIGLVNAGQYLQEKYGGGLFPILYIWGIGLLAAGQSSTITGTYAGQFIMGGFLNLRLKKWIRALITRSFAIIPTIIVALIFDTSEESLDVLNEWLNVLQSVQIPFALIPLLCLVSKEQIMGSFRIGPVLKIISWLVAALVIVINGYLLLEFFSSEVNGAVFATVVCVLTAAYVAFVLYLISRAITYTPWQSLTRSKTATTES